The Cheilinus undulatus linkage group 2, ASM1832078v1, whole genome shotgun sequence genome has a window encoding:
- the LOC121522152 gene encoding collagenase 3-like, translating into MNHCSMRSLAGFWILLLGWPALFHAASVSSPVSPEDEVLAESIQSFYGLKVTGALNNETLPVMKRPRCGLLVVRRYVFYDGRPKWGKKLITYRITNYTSDLAQETVDATIAQAFQLYSDVIPLDFRQIHSGTADIEMFFVAKEHADGYNFDGKGRTMAHAQRPRKAQGGFVHFDEDETWTVSEKEANLLLVAAHEIGHSLGLDHTQDNSTLMYEEYNYFDTKGYKLPDNERRGVQALYGKKTSIQQFILILGSRQPVEPSPEDEQCNRTLVFDAATSFRGDLVFFKNGYYWRKCSKDIYFTNVNTKWSEIYIVDAAYEVPHKNVVYLFEGAQYWGIKADSETVMSGYPQPLTNLGLPPSVTHVDAAVYESTTKKTFIFSGSQYWRYDDGSNEMDPEYPRDIKKDFPGIGSKVDAAFENRGNLFLSNGPRQSEYNTACRKVIRVLLNYGWLECY; encoded by the exons TCCATACAGTCTTTCTATGGCCTTAAG GTGACTGGTGCGTTGAACAATGAAACACTTCCGGTGATGAAGAGACCGAGGTGTGGTCTGCTAGTTGTCCGCCGATACGTATTCTATGATGGAAGACCCAAATGGGGGAAAAAGCTGATTACATACAG GATCACTAATTACACTTCAGACCTGGCCCAGGAAACAGTAGATGCAACCATTGCTCAGGCCTTCCAGCTCTACAGTGATGTCATCCCTCTGGACTTCAGGCAAATCCACTCTGGTACTGCAGACATCGAGATGTTCTTTGTAGCTAAAG AACACGCGGACGGTTACAACTTTGATGGGAAAGGTAGAACCATGGCTCATGCACAACGTCCAAGAAAAGCTCAGGGAGGGTTTGTACACTTTGATGAAGATGAAACCTGGACTGTTAGTGAAAAAG AAGCAAATCTGCTGCTGGTGGCCGCCCATGAGATTGGGCATTCCCTGGGCCTGGATCACACCCAGGACAACAGCACACTAATGTACGAGGAATATAATTACTTCGACACAAAAGGATACAAGCTGCCAGATAATGAAAGACGTGGGGTTCAAGCCCTCTACGGTAAGAAAacatcaatacaacaattcatttTAATACTGG GCTCCCGTCAGCCAGTGGAGCCTAGCCCTGAAGATGAGCAGTGCAATCGCACTCTTGTGTTTGACGCAGCTACCTCCTTTCGTGGAGACCTCGTCTTCTTCAAAAATGG GTACTATTGGAGAAAGTGTTCAAAAGACATCTATTTCACCAATGTGAACacaaaatggtcagaaatctaCATTGTTGACGCTGCATATGAGGTTCCTCACAAAAATGTGGTGTATCTTTTTGAAG GTGCTCAGTACTGGGGAATAAAAGCTGATTCAGAGACAGTAATGTCAGGATATCCACAGCCTCTTACCAACCTCGGCCTCCCACCTTCAGTCACTCACGTGGATGCAGCTGTTTATGAGTCAACAACTAAAAAGACATTCATATTTTCTGGTAGCCAGTATTGGAG ATATGATGATGGAAGTAATGAAATGGACCCTGAATACCCACGAGACATTAAAAAAGACTTTCCTGGCATAGGCTCCAAAGTAGATGCTGCCTTTGAGAATCGTG gaaatctgtttttgtcaaACGGCCCCAGACAGAGCGAGTACAACACGGCCTGCAGGAAAGTGATTCGAGTACTGCTCAACTACGGCTGGCTCGAGTGTTATTGA